One part of the Haliotis asinina isolate JCU_RB_2024 chromosome 2, JCU_Hal_asi_v2, whole genome shotgun sequence genome encodes these proteins:
- the LOC137274095 gene encoding transcription termination factor 4, mitochondrial-like produces the protein MLNREAKLLRAYISLCNKKVLMVQRPSKHMVVHLASVSNGIQSRRCYSHGKNGQVEILSEDEPKIRSDDKDLSLGRKTSSKHDQTGVAVEEVKTLAHAVLEEAVKVDKMCMSIPVRSVERVIHLLLSEGFNMEQVKELLMKKTGLITSRRLKQVLHLLKRYDFQASDIFKILMTVQDLSLLQKDQMNNLYDTLLRAGFSDMHLQDVIMKEPRLLILDSKYILERVTLMKQYFKKDDVLGIVRQTPDVLLANWDDILGKFNYVFGEMKVSQRQMVTANLFSYSLEHVRNRHVFLLRAGFFTEDKHLRCNNPILKDIIGTSDIQFAKQFGGMHEAEYKTFCKLQAKFEMGKGNIETDSE, from the coding sequence ATGTTGAATAGAGAAGCAAAACTGCTCAGGGCTTATATTTCCTTGTGTAATAAAAAAGTGTTGATGGTACAGAGGCCGAGCAAACACATGGTAGTTCATTTAGCATCAGTTTCAAATGGCATTCAGTCTAGAAGATGTTACTCACATGGTAAAAATGGCCAAGTGGAGATATTGTCGGAAGATGAACCTAAGATAAGATCTGATGACAAAGATTTGTCACTTGGCCGTAAAACTTCATCAAAACATGATCAGACTGGTGTGGCTGTGGAAGAGGTAAAGACTCTGGCCCATGCTGTTCTAGAGGAAGCTGTTAAGGTGGACAAGATGTGTATGTCCATACCGGTACGGAGTGTGGAGAGAGTCATCCATCTCCTGCTATCTGAGGGCTTCAACATGGAACAGGTGAAGGAACTACTGATGAAGAAGACAGGACTCATCACCTCCAGGAGGCTGAAACAAGTCCTTCATCTGTTGAAGCGCTATGATTTTCAAGCATCAGACATCTTTAAAATATTGATGACAGTTCAGGACCTGTCTCTGCTTCAGAAAGATCAGATGAATAATCTCTATGACACTCTACTGAGAGCAGGTTTCAGTGACATGCATCTTCAGGATGTGATCATGAAGGAGCCAAGGTTACTGATTCTTGACAGTAAATACATCTTAGAAAGAGTGACGTTGATGAAACAGTACTTTAAAAAGGATGATGTTCTAGGAATTGTCCGCCAAACACCAGATGTATTACTGGCAAACTGGGATGACATCCTTGGAAagtttaattatgtttttggTGAAATGAAGGTTTCTCAGAGACAAATGGTGACTGCTAATTTGTTCAGTTACTCCTTGGAGCATGTGAGAAATCGCCATGTGTTCCTGCTGCGAGCTGGGTTCTTCACGGAGGACAAGCACCTGCGATGCAACAATCCTATCCTCAAAGACATTATAGGCACCAGTGATATTCAGTTTGCTAAACAGTTTGGTGGAATGCATGAAGCTGAATAcaagacattttgtaaattacaAGCTAAATTTGAAATGGGAAAGGGTAATATTGAGACAGACTCTGAGTAA
- the LOC137274094 gene encoding uncharacterized protein, translated as MENADDSSSDFDDDYDEDFDDTDSYYTDIDEDAKSDDSYMSDICIDLSKDVGDESYVGEDRNTLEAGSDEDDDVDEEDDEDNDKCLVQLTKPYNPNKKDLPDNDEQFDNFSDLDWGNLKALIMMADGPGIADWFSKRNISPAAKNETGNFWPLNLAARIGSLSIFNFLLGEGFPLDTLIHPFLEASLNHEFDIMERLLEIGVDVNVCDLSGATALHLVAKQVTCKPQKIKFLLSNGARIDQTDNSGMTPLHYAVMMGSMGSVIAFLRGGASVNILSGKGRPVLHMAVYRGLKMVVLLYKAGARPGTSQAYSEVAAAWKHENMNLLKFFIKRNASVQIPVTMMTRLNLDDLDKVAKMLDLLVGAGYCPQSELLLEVSNRSDFCKSTLDRLQQVQSNARSLQELACFRIRDIIRNQHRGVQEVVKHLDLPDILKDVLLLKHVTGK; from the coding sequence ATGGAAAATGCCGACGACTCATCCTCGGACTTTGATGACGACTATGATGAGGACTTTGATGACACGGATAGCTACTACACTGACATTGATGAAGATGCCAAATCAGATGACAGCTATATGTCAGATATTTGTATTGATCTGTCCAAAGATGTTGGCGATGAAAGTTATGTAGGTGAAGACAGAAACACACTGGAGGCAGGaagtgatgaagatgatgatgttgatgaggaGGATGATGAAGACAATGATAAGTGCCTGGTTCAGCTGACTAAGCCTTATAACCCAAACAAGAAAGATTTGCCAGACAATGATGAACAATTTGATAATTTTTCTGATTTAGACTGGGGTAACTTGAAGGCACTGATCATGATGGCTGATGGTCCTGGAATTGCAGACTGGTTCTcgaaaagaaacatttcaccgGCAGCTAAAAATGAAACTGGTAACTTCTGGCCTTTGAATCTAGCAGCTAGGATTGGAAGTTTGAGTATTTTCAATTTTCTGCTTGGTGAAGGCTTCCCATTAGATACACTTATTCATCCTTTCTTAGAAGCATCCCTGAACCATGAGTTTGACATCATGGAGAGGCTGCTTGAAATTGGTGTTGATGTAAACGTATGTGATCTGAGCGGTGCAACAGCTCTGCATTTAGTTGCCAAACAAGTGACCTGTAAGCCCCAGAAGATCAAGTTTCTGTTGTCCAATGGGGCTCGCATCGATCAAACAGATAATTCAGGAATGACTCCACTTCACTATGCTGTGATGATGGGTTCTATGGGAAGTGTGATAGCATTCCTGAGGGGAGGTGCTTCTGTGAATATTCTGAGTGGCAAAGGGCGGCCTGTTCTACATATGGCAGTTTATCGAGGGTTGAAGATGGTGGTCCTTCTGTACAAAGCCGGCGCCAGGCCTGGCACCTCTCAAGCATATAGTGAAGTTGCTGCAGCTTGGAAACATGAGAATATGAACCTACTGAAGTTTTTTATCAAAAGGAATGCTTCTGTTCAAATCCCTGTGACAATGATGACACGATTAAACCTGGATGACCTTGATAAAGTAGCTAAGATGTTGGATCTGCTGGTTGGCGCAGGATATTGTCCTCAGTCAGAGCTTCTGCTTGAGGTATCTAACAGATCAGACTTCTGTAAGTCAACACTAGACAGACTTCAGCAGGTACAGAGTAATGCCAGAAGCTTACAGGAGCTTGCCTGTTTTAGGATTAGGGACATTATCCGAAACCAGCATCGAGGCGTCCAGGAGGTAGTGAAACACCTTGATCTGCCCGACATTCTGAAGGATGTATTGTTGTTAAAGCATGTCActggaaaataa